From the genome of Bradyrhizobium elkanii USDA 76, one region includes:
- a CDS encoding flavin reductase family protein, protein MSKPDIHLVDADHEIERQFRLVMRRLPGGVCIITAGQGEEVTGMTVTSLTSLSASPPRLLVSINRQASSFAPIARHRLFGVNILGSDQQALAERFSNRWLNGRERFEGTDWTHGASGVPLLQRSLAMIECQVEEIIERHSHGIIVGRLASMELSHRLSGLTYWNGQYVQIDHEADLDLLAEVSIPLAHVR, encoded by the coding sequence ATGAGCAAGCCGGATATTCATCTTGTGGACGCCGACCACGAGATCGAGCGTCAATTTCGCCTTGTCATGCGCCGCCTCCCCGGCGGCGTTTGCATCATCACCGCAGGACAGGGTGAGGAGGTCACCGGCATGACGGTGACCTCGCTGACGTCACTCAGCGCCAGCCCACCCCGATTGTTGGTCAGCATCAACCGGCAGGCATCGTCCTTCGCACCGATCGCCCGCCATCGGCTGTTCGGCGTCAACATCCTCGGCTCCGACCAGCAGGCCTTGGCCGAGCGCTTCAGCAATCGCTGGCTGAACGGCAGGGAACGCTTCGAAGGCACCGACTGGACCCATGGAGCTTCGGGCGTGCCGTTGCTACAGCGGTCGCTTGCGATGATCGAATGCCAGGTCGAGGAGATCATCGAGCGGCATTCCCACGGCATCATCGTGGGCCGCCTTGCCAGCATGGAATTGTCGCATCGGCTGTCCGGCCTCACCTACTGGAACGGACAGTATGTCCAGATCGATCACGAGGCCGATCTCGACCTCTTGGCCGAAGTCAGCATTCCTCTGGCGCATGTCCGTTAG
- a CDS encoding acyl-CoA dehydrogenase family protein, with product MNKPLSATSLEPSDRLRSHAPDIDALLGCIAEGAADRERERVLPFAQVDLVRKARLGALRLPIEAGGAGLSIRALFEIVIGLGEADANVAHILRNHFSVVERVVRRPKDDQHRQWQKAVADGAIIGLAATELDTPKVGNVTPNTALTADGDDYLLNGTKYYSTGTLYSDYVLVRTADASATNAAVLIPINRDGVELIDDWDGLGQRLTATGTTHFRNVRVKRQEVVFDAPDIGYGIPYSNTFAQLFLTAINAGIARAVLRDASALVRTRKRTFYYAPSEVPADDPLLQQTIGQIASGAFAAETVVLAAAEALDAATDAFDAGDENAVDAAHKAALLSAKAKIVADEFAIRSGSLLFDVGGASATKKATNFDRHWRNARTLASHNPNTFKARSIGQYEISGTPLPAKGFF from the coding sequence ATGAACAAGCCCTTATCCGCTACCTCGCTGGAACCTTCCGACCGCCTCCGCAGCCACGCGCCCGATATCGACGCGCTGCTTGGCTGCATCGCGGAAGGCGCCGCCGACCGCGAACGCGAGCGCGTCCTGCCGTTCGCGCAAGTCGATCTTGTTCGCAAGGCCCGCCTCGGCGCGTTGCGGCTACCGATCGAAGCCGGCGGTGCCGGCCTGTCAATTCGCGCATTGTTCGAGATCGTCATCGGTCTCGGCGAAGCCGACGCCAATGTCGCGCATATCCTGCGCAACCATTTCAGCGTCGTCGAACGCGTGGTGCGCCGGCCGAAGGACGATCAGCACAGGCAATGGCAGAAGGCAGTCGCCGACGGCGCAATCATCGGGCTTGCGGCGACCGAGCTCGACACGCCGAAGGTCGGCAACGTCACGCCGAACACGGCACTCACTGCCGACGGCGACGACTACCTGCTCAACGGCACGAAATACTACAGCACCGGCACGTTGTATTCGGACTACGTCCTCGTTCGCACCGCCGACGCATCCGCCACCAATGCCGCCGTGCTGATTCCGATCAACCGCGACGGCGTTGAGCTCATCGACGACTGGGACGGTCTCGGGCAGCGGCTGACGGCGACCGGCACCACTCACTTCCGCAACGTGCGCGTCAAGCGCCAGGAGGTCGTATTCGATGCACCGGACATCGGCTATGGCATTCCCTACTCCAACACATTTGCCCAGCTGTTCCTGACCGCGATCAATGCCGGCATCGCGCGCGCCGTGCTGCGCGACGCCAGCGCCCTGGTGCGGACCCGCAAGCGGACGTTCTATTACGCGCCGAGTGAGGTCCCAGCGGACGATCCGCTGCTGCAACAGACCATCGGCCAGATCGCCAGCGGCGCATTCGCCGCCGAGACCGTGGTGCTTGCGGCCGCGGAGGCGCTCGATGCCGCCACCGACGCTTTCGATGCAGGCGACGAAAACGCAGTCGATGCCGCGCACAAGGCCGCGCTGCTGTCGGCCAAGGCCAAGATCGTTGCGGACGAATTCGCGATCCGGAGCGGCAGCCTGCTGTTCGACGTCGGCGGCGCCTCGGCCACCAAGAAGGCGACCAATTTCGACCGCCACTGGCGCAACGCGCGCACGCTGGCGTCGCACAATCCAAACACCTTCAAGGCGCGCTCGATCGGACAGTACGAGATCAGCGGCACGCCGCTACCCGCCAAGGGCTTCTTCTAG
- a CDS encoding NrtA/SsuA/CpmA family ABC transporter substrate-binding protein, translating into MSIPRFTNPTRRSFLGGAAFGIGALAGLDLSGPAHAATGRVTDTVRLTWGLSGLNLIAKERGEFEKLLARDGIKVDWLGPFPNHAPTLQAVTGGSADFSFGGSTTPALAAIIAGSPLVFTQFVVYEPRTTAIIARDDSGINKVEDLVGKSVAVNRSGLGEFLLVAALEKHKVDRSKVTFVYLNPPDAAPALASGKVDAWSMWSPGVDIARLEYKAHDIFLEGRDLEFQIDYTSYLTTRKFATDNPALVRAVNDAFRAEGKWISANSKDAEYIAQKAGKYSDQVRDQFIALNRQYRYFAANDENFLAELQRAADWLVARKVLPEPIKVTDHLAQV; encoded by the coding sequence ATGTCTATCCCACGGTTCACCAACCCCACCCGTCGCAGTTTCCTTGGCGGTGCCGCTTTCGGCATCGGCGCGCTTGCCGGCCTTGACCTGTCCGGGCCGGCACATGCGGCGACCGGCCGCGTCACCGACACGGTGCGTCTGACCTGGGGTTTGAGCGGCCTCAATCTGATCGCCAAGGAGCGCGGCGAGTTCGAGAAGCTGCTGGCCAGGGACGGCATCAAGGTCGATTGGCTCGGGCCGTTCCCCAATCATGCACCGACGCTGCAGGCTGTGACCGGCGGCAGCGCCGATTTCAGCTTCGGCGGCAGCACGACGCCGGCACTCGCCGCGATCATCGCCGGCTCACCGCTGGTGTTCACGCAATTCGTGGTCTACGAGCCGCGCACCACTGCGATCATCGCGCGGGATGACTCCGGCATAAACAAAGTCGAGGATCTCGTCGGCAAGTCGGTGGCGGTGAACCGTTCGGGTCTCGGCGAATTCCTGCTGGTTGCGGCGCTCGAGAAGCACAAGGTCGACCGCTCCAAGGTGACGTTCGTCTATCTCAACCCGCCGGACGCAGCGCCGGCGCTGGCCTCCGGGAAGGTCGACGCCTGGTCGATGTGGAGCCCGGGCGTCGACATTGCGCGGCTCGAATACAAGGCGCACGACATCTTTCTGGAAGGTCGCGATCTCGAGTTCCAGATCGACTACACGTCCTACCTGACCACCCGAAAATTCGCGACCGACAATCCCGCGCTGGTCCGGGCCGTCAATGATGCCTTCCGCGCCGAAGGCAAGTGGATCTCCGCGAACAGCAAGGATGCCGAATACATCGCGCAGAAGGCCGGCAAATACAGCGACCAGGTCCGCGACCAGTTCATCGCGCTGAACCGGCAGTATCGCTACTTCGCCGCCAACGACGAAAACTTCCTCGCCGAACTGCAACGGGCCGCCGACTGGTTGGTCGCGCGCAAGGTGCTCCCGGAGCCGATCAAGGTCACCGACCATTTGGCCCAGGTCTGA
- a CDS encoding ABC transporter ATP-binding protein gives MTLHAVLSPAAIAPAVVVTGLHRAYGSRVVIENLNLRIERGEFVVLLGESGCGKTTLLRALAGLDAIDGGRITAPRRPAVVFQEHRLLPWDSLWRNVALGLDASDARQRAATALTEVGLGGRLDDWPRNLSGGQAQRVALARALVQEPELLLLDEPFAALDALTRIRMHDLVRELVAAHRPGVLLVTHDVDEAIALADRILVMREGRIAFEHRMKRNGAAPIGRAELLAELGVGTSHPIPA, from the coding sequence ATGACGCTGCACGCCGTGCTCTCACCGGCCGCGATTGCGCCGGCCGTCGTGGTGACGGGACTGCATCGCGCCTATGGCAGCCGCGTGGTGATCGAGAACCTCAACCTGCGCATCGAGCGCGGCGAGTTCGTCGTCCTGCTCGGCGAAAGCGGGTGCGGCAAGACCACGCTGCTGCGGGCGCTGGCCGGCCTCGATGCGATCGACGGCGGGCGCATCACGGCACCACGGCGGCCGGCCGTCGTTTTCCAGGAGCACCGGCTGCTACCGTGGGACAGTCTGTGGCGCAACGTCGCGCTCGGCCTCGATGCGAGCGACGCCCGTCAGCGCGCCGCCACCGCGCTAACCGAGGTCGGACTCGGCGGCCGTCTCGATGACTGGCCGCGCAACCTCTCGGGCGGCCAGGCGCAGCGCGTGGCGCTGGCGCGCGCGCTGGTGCAGGAGCCCGAGCTGCTCTTGCTCGATGAGCCCTTTGCCGCGCTCGACGCGCTGACCCGCATTCGCATGCACGATCTGGTGCGCGAGCTGGTCGCCGCCCATCGGCCCGGCGTTCTTCTGGTCACCCACGACGTCGACGAGGCGATCGCGCTCGCCGACCGCATCCTGGTGATGCGCGAGGGCCGGATCGCGTTCGAGCATCGCATGAAACGTAACGGCGCAGCGCCGATCGGCCGCGCCGAGCTGCTGGCGGAGCTCGGCGTCGGCACCTCTCACCCCATTCCTGCCTGA
- a CDS encoding ABC transporter permease subunit, translated as MLLLSWLAPVVLLIVWELLAQAGWLSPQVLPAPSKVVRTAFRLATYGSLLNDLGVSLLRATAGFAIGGSVGFALGILVGFSRIAEAAIDRSIQMIRAIPFLAALPLVIVWLGVGEAQKIFLVALGVAFPIYINTTLGIRQVDPKLLELGRVQGLGTFELIRRVILPGALPSILTGVRYALATAWLALVVAETIGAQSGIGFLAMDAREFLRTDVIVPTIVIYALIGVAADGIARALERRLLAWHPNYGGAR; from the coding sequence ATGCTGCTGCTGTCGTGGCTCGCCCCGGTCGTACTTCTGATCGTCTGGGAATTGCTGGCGCAGGCCGGTTGGCTCTCGCCGCAGGTGCTGCCGGCACCGAGCAAGGTGGTCCGGACGGCATTCAGGCTGGCGACGTACGGAAGCCTGCTGAACGATCTCGGCGTCAGCCTGCTGCGCGCAACGGCCGGCTTTGCGATCGGCGGCAGCGTTGGATTCGCGCTCGGCATCCTCGTGGGTTTCTCGCGGATCGCGGAGGCCGCGATCGACCGCAGCATCCAGATGATCCGCGCGATCCCGTTTCTCGCCGCGCTGCCGCTGGTGATCGTCTGGCTCGGCGTCGGCGAAGCCCAGAAGATCTTCCTGGTCGCGCTCGGCGTCGCCTTCCCGATCTACATCAACACCACGCTGGGTATCCGGCAGGTCGACCCGAAGCTGCTCGAGCTCGGCCGCGTCCAGGGCCTCGGGACATTCGAGCTGATCCGGCGCGTCATCCTGCCCGGCGCGTTGCCCTCGATCCTGACCGGTGTGCGCTATGCGCTGGCAACCGCATGGCTGGCACTGGTGGTCGCGGAGACCATCGGCGCCCAGTCCGGCATCGGCTTTCTCGCCATGGATGCGCGCGAATTCCTGCGCACCGACGTGATCGTGCCGACGATCGTGATCTATGCGCTGATCGGCGTCGCCGCCGACGGCATCGCGCGCGCTCTGGAGCGACGGCTATTGGCCTGGCATCCCAACTATGGAGGCGCGCGATGA